The DNA sequence aatttacattattcttgtcctgcatttccagtaatgtattattaatattcttttccTGCAATTCTTGTTtcagttttaattcaaaattatatttataatttacaatattcgtgtcctgcatttctagtaatgtaatgttaataatttatcacgcatatttgtgatatatctaagtgtatttttgtcttgcaacaaattgaATTCGTTACAAGATAATGAtaatgagttcagtgccaatcatagaAATGTCCAAATACATCTTTATTTtgtatgaaattattatttttatttgttaggatttcggtgattgaacactaatattatgaaattattattttatgttatgcaaagTTTAGAAGTTCTGCTTGTTAttcaccgatttagaagtgcaggacaggatagggagagaaaacgaATGTGCAGGACAAATATTAGCAAGCCCTTGGATAGGTAAGAATTGGATGATTGTGATTAAGTCTCTAAAGCCTCCACAAAaatcagtctccatagaacttttctctctctctctctctctctctctatatatatatatatatatatatatatatatatatatatatataatatattaagctTATGTTTTGGGTTTTACAATTCATCATTTACTGTTTCAATTCTATGATACATCTTTCTTATTATTACCgttcctttttcttcttcaattttTAGATCTCACCCTAACTGTTTTCAATTCCCTCCATTAACGCACTGCTCTCCCATAGCCGATGATATAACTAGAATAGATATCTTTTTCTTCTCCTTCATTGACGGACGTTCTAGGTACAAAGATTTATCATCTTAGTCTTCTTCAACCACCTCGAACCTACTCCGACGAGTTTCATTATCTTGTTCGTTACTCCAATTATCTCAATattcattctctctctctccccctctctccctcacGTGCACATACACACACTCACATGGTTTATTGATTGGAGTacaaaaatgattttatgaTTATTCAAGAATTGTTATGTGTATACAAGTGAAAATACTTGTTTATTTGTGAAGTAATTAAATTAGGTCATAAGGTATCTATGATGATCCAATTCTTGTTGATGAGGTATTTACTAATTTCTATTTCTCCTTTGTCATATTAATACATGCCCTGCACAGGCACTCATTTTGCTCCCTCTGCTCCCTTTTCCATATCTTGCACTCCTTTTTCATATGGCCTGGTTTATTACAATGAAAACATTTGAAACCTTTTCGAGACTTGGATCTTCCTCTTGAGCCATGAGAATTCCTATTCAAGCTTCATCCACGTCTCTCTTGTCTTTCAGCAATAAGTGTCCCTGAAGAATGATCACCTTGAGCTTTTCTTCTAGCTTCTTCATTTAACAAAGTGACTTTAACCAATTCCATGATTAAAGTACCTTCTGCTTGAAATTAGTTAATGTTATTACTAAAGTCTCCCAACTTTCAGGCAATGAGCTGAGAAGTAATGACGATTGCATCTCATCACCCATCTTCATTTTCGTTGTAAGTAGCTTGTTCACCAAACTTTGGAATTGACTTGTGTGTTCAACCATACTGCCACCATCCATGTACTTCAAATTAACAAGTCGTTTAAGAAGAGAAATTTTGTTCCTATTTGTTTTCTTTTCGAAGAGATTTTCAAGCTTTTTCCAAACAACATTAGCTCTGGTTTCATTAGATATGTGCTCACATACATTCATCTCCATCCATCTTCAGATATAAGCAATGCATTTTATGTGCTGAACTTCCCATTCCTCCTTCTCTATATTAGATGGCTTTTCACTGACTTTAATAGGCTTGTATAAATCTTTGCAATAAAGAAGATCTTCCATCAACTGCTTCAAGGTTGAATAATTAGATAAGTTTAACTTTATCATACCATTCGTCTCTTCCATTTTCGAACTCACAAGAATTTAACACCAAACAACCTATGCCCTGATACCAATTGTAGGGAAAAATTCCTTTCTGTAGCAATCTCCAGTACTTTACCTCTATGCAACGATAAATCTGGCCAAGTATAATTAAGCACGGAAACTATATAAGCTCTAATAACAAGAAATATATCAGACACGAAATTTTTTGTGTGGAAACCCCAAATCGTGAAAAAAAACACGAGGACCTTTGTCCTCTTTAATCTCCACTATAATCAACGTTTATAAATGGGATTACAATGATCTTCACTACTTATCTTGAGGCTCACAACATAATCAAGAGTGTACTCTTGGATATACAATATGAAACTCATCATCTATCAAGATGGCTACACAAAATAAATTCTCAGAACTCACTAAATAGAAATGTAATGAGTTGTATACCTTAAAGGATACAACTGATCAAGATGGCTACACAAAATAAATTCTCAGAACTCACTAAATAGAAATGTAATGAGTTGTATACCTTAGAGGAGACAACGAGCACCAGATAGTTGTGAACTATAAGGCCGTTTGGGTgatcttaaaataagtgtttcttgcttaaaataaaaaagtagagtagaagttagaagctagttaagacttataagtgtttaaaatgtttgaaaaataagcagaagccctgaaacaaaagcgagcattcctagctttttataagtgcttcttgactttttacacaaatggtACGAATAAATGCTTCcaacttataaacccagaagcTCGGCTTTTAAGTGGTAAACAAACACCACCTATGTTTTTTTCTGTAACTGTTACCGTCTcactttgtttcttttttttctgtCTGAATGTGTTTTTCTCTCTCTCCTAATTAGAAATATGAAACGTCTTATgcattttctttatttcttttaaacTGGGCTTAATACTCGTTTAGTGGGCCAAGCTCACAAAGTCGATTGGACTCAACAGAAAGCACTATCATATTTCAATGGCAACAGGCACAAACAGAAAATCAGAAGGTGCTCTAAAGTATCTCTGGAGAGCTAAGAAGCATGAGTGCAGGTGCGCGGTACGGGGATACAGGAATTgagcaaattttaaaatacgagAATTCGGGTGCAAGAAGATttgacaaatattaatatactagccttaaacccgtgcaaagcacgggcgactatataattttaaatttattatatataagttaaattttaacatcattttattagcgtcataacaataattaataaaaatcttattaaattatattcacTCTTAAAGATTTAgcttttaaaatattgtttatacTATAAATCTTTGGGATAATTAAAGGATAATGATGAAGCAGTGATGTAATAGCAAAATACCTCTATATGTTATAGAGTTGTATTTACAAAAGGAGAGTTTAATATTagattattgttatttattcaAGTAAGGGTAATTTAGGGATAACCAAAAAAGCATGACtaaaccaaaaatttgtactactacaaattatacacatgttggcttattatagtatagataaatagatagataatatagattaaaaatatatattatgcatgtattTCGATAATTACATGTATATTTAAACCAAATAATCCAATAAATAATTTCAATATCcataacaatatataatataattatttaataattcaattataacaatataaagTGGTTAAGTGATAGTGTATTTAactaatcataaaattaatcattaacaagaTCTCCAAGAATCCCCGCACACCCAAATATCTCCGAGAATCGAGTGCGCTATGCGGCGGTTGAGTGAAGTATCCCTGCTACAGGAGAGGTTGTAGCAGTTTGGCCGAAGCCTAATCCAGGCTGGTTAACGTGCAATGTGGATGCCACAGTAAACACCGGAGACAGTAATTACTCGATTGGATGTGTTCTTAGAGATGCATCAGGCTCCTTTATGCTTGTTATGGAGGCTCTTTTGCAGAAGTAAAAGACCCAAAAATGGCAGAGGTAATGGTCTTCCGGGAGGCACTATCGTGGCTAAAAAAGATGCAGGTTTCATAAGTGTATATTGAACTATACGCTCTTAGTATTCTTCAGGCTTTTCGTTAAAACCTGAATGATACTTCTTATTTTGGATCTGTTATCAGGGACTGCATTTCTATTGTAAAGGACCCGGTCCTCATTGGTTTATTTTGTTAGGAGATCAGCGAACTTAGCAGGCTAGTTCTTTGTAGTTCTTTGTCTGATTTCAAAGAGTGATGCTCTGTTCCACCCTTATGGATGTAATTTTTCATGATTTGAATTATATCATCTCTTCAGTttcgaagaaaaaaaattaggattttcatgaaattatctaatatttgttTGACATTGTATTTTACTTAAAAGTTTGGTTCAATTTTCATCTCATCGACACTCTCTGTATAAACAATTATCATAGAAGTAAAACCGTTTTCTAGGGAAACACATGCGAAGCATTTTGGTTCAggatcaaatattaaaaatatatgaacttattttgtttaatttcacCGAAAAACGACCTAAGCACGAAGTAGCAAATCTAGGTGACTTTTGAATGATAGGTGGGAATGAGAATTGGGAATAGTGACGAAGATATTGGAACGGAGATATGGAATGGAGGATATGGGAATAGATATCTCAAGACCATGGATGAGCTTTCCATTCCATACAACGATTGTTAATCCAAACACAaatatatgagatataagttacaGATTCCAATTCTCATTTATCGAGCTCATTAAACATTAACGAAAAGCCCCCTTAAAGTATTCGGGAATAATGatcatatataaacaaaatcccAGCTTGGCAAAATCAAATTGTGTTTGTACCGTTATTTCCTGGAAAATATAAAAGATGGAAAGAGTTGCTTCCTAACAAAGCAAATCTTGATTTGAGTAGGCCAAGTCTTTAGCATAAATCATAGTTGATACAATGAATAATGCTTGACTTGGCGTCAACTCAGTATCTCCCTTTACCTCCCTTTCTGTTTCACCTTTAGTTCACTGATTCTTTTACTGGTGTAACCTGCTTTGCTTTTGAATATTAAAGAACTTGTCGACTACTTCAGTTGATGACTATGAAAACATACGTTTTCTTGTGCATGTTTGTGTACTATGAAAACTTAGTCACCAAGAGTCGAATCAACTCCACACACATATAAATCCCTCTCTTGTTGTATTGTAGGAGCCAGTGCGAAATCATAAAGATGAATAATTTTAGCAGCAGTAGTGGAAAGAAAGCTTCAGGAATAAAGGGTAGAGGCCTTATTAATGAGGTTTTTTCTTGGCCTCTTGCTGCACTTGGAAACCATAGCCACTATCATGGAAAGGTTGGTACCTGCAACTCTATCTCCCATGTTCCTCCGGTATATGTGATAAAAACTGTGCATAGTTTAATTGTTAAGACGTCCTTCACTCGAAAGCCCATCGTTTACGATTAAATAGTTGAGAGGCAATTTTGTAAGGATCGGGTTTATACTTCGAAAATTAAAAGTTGAAATAGACTTAAGAATTAACTAATGTGAGGTTACAGGATCTTGAGTCTACTTTACCCTTTTAATTTAACATATTGATAGTTGAATATAGATGAAAATGGGTGAAAAGGGTTCTAACATGTGGCGTTAAAATATGTTGAGGGatatattatgtaattatcTAAAGTTTAGGTAGTAATTGCAACTGGCCGGAACTAAAGGGATGCGTTTTCAGTTAACTCTTATTTTAAATACGCTGATTGGGCGATTTTGGTATTAATATGTGTTCATCATATCGATCTATAGAACTAGATACTACAGAACTGCTAAATTATTATTACCTGAGCAACAGGTGAAGCCAATTCCAGACAAGTTTTCATCCACAGAGGAGTATACAGAGTCATTCAAGTTGCCTCTTCTTGAGGAAACACATGCAGACTTGGTGTCAAAAATGGCGTCAGTAAAATCTGCTCCCGTTCGTGAGATAAGTTCGTTAACAACCGCCAGAGACTTCAATCCACCCAGAGACTTGGTCTATACACTCATTCTGAAGAGCAAAAGCAAAGGCAGTGGACAAAACAATTATGGCAAAGAAATGTATGTGCCAGAGGTAGGGGATCTCATTGCCTTGACTACTACAAAGCCGAAACACATCAGTGATCTGGACAAGCCTAGAAGTCCTTATCTTCTTGCTGTAGTCGTAAAGGCCAAGGTTGAAAGTTCTGATACAGTTGAAATATTAGCCTCAAAGCAAGTTAGTTTGTTTCCGAGTGTGGAGAGAAGAACAGAATTTACACGGAAGCAGGATGAGAAAATGTACGCAGTGCACCTTACCAATATGACAACAAATATTCGTATATGGCAAGGTTTGAACAACGAGCTAGAAGGCAGAAGCATGAAACTTATAGAACAATTAATCAAGAAGGACTCCATGGTAAGAGCAGTTCAATTTGATTTGTTAATAACGCTCTTTTGTTAAGTTCTTGGTACTAGTAATTCATTAGTTGCATATTGCCTTTATGTAACATTTTTAAGTATCGACTGCAGATTGGTGCAAATTGTTCAATTTGTTTTGCTGAACACACCAAAGATGCTACAAAATCGGATTTAAAGGATGTTATTTGTCGTTTCAACTTAAATGAATCACAAGAATCAGCTGTTTGGACTTGTATAAATGCAAGAGAGTGCCATCATAAGCAAACTGTAAAACTAATATGGGGACCTCCAGGAACTGGGAAAACGAAGACAGTTGCTTCATTACTCTTTGCCTTGTCAATTATGAAATGCAGGACAGTGACTTGTGCTCCCACAAATATTGCAGTGCTGGGGGTTGCAGCCCGTTTTATGAGTCTATTGAGGGGTGCCCTCGAACATGATACTTATGGTATTGGTGATATAGTTTTGTTTGGAAATGGTGAGCGGATGAAGAttgatgatcatgaagaacttcTTGATGTGTTGCTGGAGAGACGCGTCCCAATTCTTTCTAGATGTCTTTCTCGTTGGAGGAGTTGCTTAGAATCAATGATATGTTTCCTTCAAAACCCTGAAAAGGGATTTGATCTGTACTTGCAAGCGCTGAAAGAGACAAGTCACAGTGAAGATCAAGAAGACGAGGGAGAAGTAAATGAACATGAACTCTGGAAGAAGCTAAGTGCTCAAAACATGGAAGAGAACAAGAAGCAAAAGTTAAAGTCAAAAAAACCTTTTCTTTGCAGTGGTTTGAAGGAACTTTTGACTGAGGAAGAAATCGAACCTCATCAGGAAAATGATTATGACGAAGGTGCTAAAACATTGAGAGGTTTCAACCCAAAGAAGGACAACAAAGGAAAAGCCCAACTAGCAGACGATGGAGATGATTATTGTGAGACTCTTGCTCGGTTAGTGAACAAGCAGAAGAAAGCTAGAGAGGATCAGTTAACTTTCTGTAAAACTGCAACACTTAGTATAGATCAGAAACCCCAGAAGCAAAATGTGAATGTACAAGAGAAGGGCTGGACTTTGGATGAATTTATCATTAAAAGGTACAATATCCTTGCGAATCAACTGGTGTTCCTTCTTCAAAACTTATACAAACATTTGCCAACCTCCTTTATCCCCCTAACAGTAGTAAAGACAATGATAAAAGCTATTGCTTTACTTCATTGCATCCAAACACTGTTGCAAGAAGTTGCTGCTTCAAGTACAGGACTGGCTGAAGTATTTAAAGGGATCAAAGAAGGGGATAGTATAAGCTCTAAAGAGTTTCATAAGAATAAAACAGAGTGCCTTGAAGTGCTGGTTGTCCTTCGTGACACTTTAACAGTTCCACAATTCTTGGATGATTATGAGATCAGTAGTTTCTGTTTAAAAAACGCGTGCCTAATCTTCTGCACTGCCAACAGCTCTATAAAATTACATACCGAGGGCATGACACCAGTGGAATTGCTGGTTGTTGATGAAGCTGCACAACTCAAAGAATGTGAATCTACAATCCCGTTGCAACTTCCTGGTCTTCGTCATGCTATACTTGTAGGAGATGAGAGGCAACTTCCTGCAATGGTTCAAAGCAAGGTATCCTTCAGTATTTTAATCCCTCTGCAGTATATCAAATAACATCTTAtgtctgatgctatcttgaaaATTTGAGCTCATCACTTCTTGATACATGCATATCTATTTAGGAGTGGAGAAAGTGTATTTTCTTACTGTATTaatattggaaaagtttaatatttttactttattttgTAGATAAAGGCTGAATTTGGTAGAAGCTTATTCCAAAGATTGGTTTTGCTCGAAAAGAACTTGTTGAACGTGCAGTACAGGATGCATCCAGATATAAGCATGTTCCCCAATAAGTTTTTCTATGAGAATCGAATACTCAATGGTTCAAATGTAGTTGAAATGACTAACCATAAGCATTTCTTCGAAGGAAACATGTTTGGCTTCGGGTCTTATGCTTTCTTAAATATATCAAATGGGAGGGAAGAGATCAATAACAGTTACAGCAGGAAAAATACAGTGGAAGTTGCAGTGGTTGCTGAGCTAGTAGCAAGACTCTTTAAAGGTTCTTGTTTCTGTCATGTATAATATATTGGAAATATGCACATGGAATAGAGTTTCCTTTATAGTCCGCCAGAGAAGATTATTACATAACTGGTGACGTTACGAGAAAATACTGCCCATGGGGGATAAATGAATTCAAAAAATTTCTACAGATATTTTTTCCTGGTGGTGGTACTATAATGTCGGTTTTTAAAAACTCACTATGTGATTGTTTTTGCCCTTGTCGCGCCAAATCTGATTAAACCTATGCTCGTAAAGTAATTAGCCTAAGAGTTGCTTTAAGGAGACTATGATGTAATAACTTCGTTACTAAGTTTACAGGGAGTCTAATAGTAATGCTTAGTCTAACACTTGTCCTAGCAGACATTCTGATGGTCTGTCTTGTTTGCAGAATCTGTATCGAAAAAGCAGAAGGTTAGTGTTGGTTGCATAGCGCCATACAAGTCTCAAGTTCTGGCAATACAGGAAAAACTAGGAGATACATACAGTAGGGAAGCAGACAGCGATTTTTGTGTGAATGCTCGATCTGTGGATGGTTTTCAGGGCGGTGAAGAGGATGTGGTCATCATATCTACTGTAGCTTGCAATGCAGATGGATATATTGGCTTTTTCGCAAATCATCAGAGAGCAAATGTGGCTTTAACTCGCGCAAGGTAATGTTATAGACAATATTATTAGTTActgattcaaaaaaaaatcctcTTTCTATAATTTAGTTTCTCAATTTGAACAAGAATGTGACTACTTTGTGAAGGCATTGCCTCTTAATATTGGGAAATGAAGAAACACTGGAAAAGAGTGGAACCATTTGGTGGGATTTAGTCCTTGATGCAAAGAAGAGGGGCTGTTTCTATGATGCTAGTATAGATAGTGGTCTGGCTCAAGTTATGGCAGATGCATTGGTTGATGGTGGACAGTCCTTGTCCAGACAATTTGCTGCAATGAATCTAAGGAATGAAGAAAGACCATGGCCTAGCAGTACTCGGTGAGCTCTACTAATCATAATCAATGCCCTTATAGTTGTATGATGTCCTTATCTCTTCCTTTTCTGCATAAATATCTAACCTGGATTTGGTCACATGTGTAGAAATTATTCCGGTGATAGGAAAACCTTTGCATCTCCTAGATACAAATATGGAAGAAGTTCATCTGACCGGAGCTGGAGGCATGATTAATTGATTATCAAACATGGATTTTACAGAGTATTGTGAGATTTTGCTTTCTTCAGCAGATCTCTTATTATTGTAACATAGTATATTGAATGTATTCCATCCAACCAGCATACTATTTCTCTAGATATGTAATGATCAATATAAATTAACAACTCGCATGTAAAAGTTCTGTAAATTTGTTTGGATTACTAACTGAGTTATGTCATATTGTATGCTTTCGCTTTTCTGCTGTTTATGGATTTGAATGATTTAACCATAAACGATCCAGCCTACACAAGTCTCTTAAATTCTCTGTGTTCAGTTTCTCAGACTTGTACACTTTTATGGTGTTCAGTTCCGAAGCATTGATCACAGTATCTGATCAGAGAAATCTCAGCAGCGATTGCTTTTCTGTATGCTCTAAACATACAGATTTTCTTGATTAAGGTTGTTCTGGACTTCTGGGGTATTTCTCAGACAGTGATACCAAAAGGTCTAAAGTACTATTTAACTAATCTTGCTTCTTTAAGAAACCATACTGGGGTTTGGTCATTTGATCCTGGTAGCATTGTGTTTCTGTGTGAAAAAGTTAGTTTTAAGTTTCAGGGTGCTTCATATTTTTCTGATCCTATGTTGTAAATAGGACTGTGAATAATGTTGGAATAGTACTTAACAGGGTAAATTGGGAATCAGACTTGTGTTGTGAGGAAGCTCGAATAGATTGGATGCTTATGCATGTCAATCAAATACTATGTGCACTAATTCAGACAGTGGTTTCAGAGGGTTTAGCTTTAGCTGCCTTAAGGGTTTATGAGGGCAATCCACAGCCAAGTCATGGGCCAAGGTACCCTTATTTGCTTTTTAATATCTTGTGGTGTTTTTTGGTAGTTATTGATACATGTCATGAATTTACCACATTATCATGTTGTTGCAATATAGAAGTCAAGAATAATGGATCAACTCATTTATGAAATGTcatgaaaaatcaaatataaacttTGGGCTCTTACAAATCACTACCAGAGTTCAGAGCAATAGTTTAAAGACATGTAGAAGTGGTAAACACCAGTGTCGCGTCATCATGTGCCCAATTCTTATTATACTGTGGATGTAGGTGTGCTTTCTTTCATAGTTTTAACCAACTGATCATAAGCTTCACCCCAAGCATTCTTCATCTCAGGTGACCACATGTCTGGAATTGCTTCCTTAATTGTTTCCAGCAATGCGAACCTTGTAACCTGTACACATTAACGGAACATTATAACCTTATTCTTATTGATTACGGGGTAAACTTATAAGTTACTTTTAGTAACAAGGTGTAGCTATATTAAGTAGTTCTAACCTCGAAATGTTCATCAACGACCCCAACCCTGGAATGAGTAGCACCCATCTTGCTTAGAGTTGATTCCTTAACACCAACTTTTCCAGTCTTGCGAAGGTGTACTGCTGTTTCACAGGTCTGCAAATGTGCGCATGTTTTAATTATTGATCAACTGTTACTGTAACCAAATTTAAAAACTGTTTTCCAGAATTAGTCCACAGCTTAGGATTAACACAATTATACACTTGTTGGTGCATGATACGAGATAGAGTAATAGAACTCAGCAGACTGCATATCATATGCATGGAACATATAATACACTTGTGGTGAGGATAGATTTAACTAACCATTACAAAAACAGTCCTGGCATGAGGTTTTAGTTTTGTGTTCTGTTCTAAGGGAACATCCGAGTCCTTTAAGAAACTGAACATCTTCTTGGCAGTTGGTGCAATCTCGAATATCCTGCAAATTTGGAGCAATTTTAATTAATGGCATCACTGCTATAATCAGCATTGTGTTAATTTTTAAGTGACTCTTATGCAGAACTATTGCTACCAGAATCATGCTACAGGACATCTGATCATTTCACTCTTTTCGCAAACACTCAGTCACTGAAATGCATTATGCATATAAAGAACCACCCTCCTATTCTGTCATTGTGGTCATGCTTTCGACAAAATAAGACAAGGAGAAAATTGTTACTTCAGAAAGAAGTTAAGCCCGAGTTGTGCTGCATcctttttcatgaaattccatgACTTGACAACCAGAGCTTCCTGCTCCTCTGTAAAAGCTTTAACTTCCAAACCTTCTGTCTGTCGCATACCTTAAAAATATAAAGCTGATTAAACCCTATTTACCAAACAAATCAAGATGTAGAAGAAGGGAAAAGAAATGTAATTACGAAATGACTTACCATTGGAGGAGATCAAGGTAACATCCAAAGCAGGATTGTTTGTATTCATACTCATAGTACAAATGAAGGGGCTTCAAAGTATATTACTATACTAGAATGTTATAAAGATACAAACAGTGTGAGACAATATATAGAGTAACAAGGATGATCTTTTAGGTCACCCAAGAGACAACTTACAAATGCATGCATTGTAGTAAACTTTGACATATCAATACAGTGGGCTTTACCACCCTGGATTTGATGATTTTCCAAACCCTGTACTAAATGGAACTTGGAAGTATCCTGCTTCATCTTAGAAATCTTGATTGCTGGCAACTTGAGAGTACCATATGGTGGtaatt is a window from the Daucus carota subsp. sativus chromosome 8, DH1 v3.0, whole genome shotgun sequence genome containing:
- the LOC108198016 gene encoding non-symbiotic hemoglobin 1; the protein is MSMNTNNPALDVTLISSNGMRQTEGLEVKAFTEEQEALVVKSWNFMKKDAAQLGLNFFLKIFEIAPTAKKMFSFLKDSDVPLEQNTKLKPHARTVFVMTCETAVHLRKTGKVGVKESTLSKMGATHSRVGVVDEHFEVTRFALLETIKEAIPDMWSPEMKNAWGEAYDQLVKTMKESTPTSTV
- the LOC108197973 gene encoding helicase sen1, with protein sequence MNNFSSSSGKKASGIKGRGLINEVFSWPLAALGNHSHYHGKVKPIPDKFSSTEEYTESFKLPLLEETHADLVSKMASVKSAPVREISSLTTARDFNPPRDLVYTLILKSKSKGSGQNNYGKEMYVPEVGDLIALTTTKPKHISDLDKPRSPYLLAVVVKAKVESSDTVEILASKQVSLFPSVERRTEFTRKQDEKMYAVHLTNMTTNIRIWQGLNNELEGRSMKLIEQLIKKDSMIGANCSICFAEHTKDATKSDLKDVICRFNLNESQESAVWTCINARECHHKQTVKLIWGPPGTGKTKTVASLLFALSIMKCRTVTCAPTNIAVLGVAARFMSLLRGALEHDTYGIGDIVLFGNGERMKIDDHEELLDVLLERRVPILSRCLSRWRSCLESMICFLQNPEKGFDLYLQALKETSHSEDQEDEGEVNEHELWKKLSAQNMEENKKQKLKSKKPFLCSGLKELLTEEEIEPHQENDYDEGAKTLRGFNPKKDNKGKAQLADDGDDYCETLARLVNKQKKAREDQLTFCKTATLSIDQKPQKQNVNVQEKGWTLDEFIIKRYNILANQLVFLLQNLYKHLPTSFIPLTVVKTMIKAIALLHCIQTLLQEVAASSTGLAEVFKGIKEGDSISSKEFHKNKTECLEVLVVLRDTLTVPQFLDDYEISSFCLKNACLIFCTANSSIKLHTEGMTPVELLVVDEAAQLKECESTIPLQLPGLRHAILVGDERQLPAMVQSKIKAEFGRSLFQRLVLLEKNLLNVQYRMHPDISMFPNKFFYENRILNGSNVVEMTNHKHFFEGNMFGFGSYAFLNISNGREEINNSYSRKNTVEVAVVAELVARLFKESVSKKQKVSVGCIAPYKSQVLAIQEKLGDTYSREADSDFCVNARSVDGFQGGEEDVVIISTVACNADGYIGFFANHQRANVALTRARHCLLILGNEETLEKSGTIWWDLVLDAKKRGCFYDASIDSGLAQVMADALVDGGQSLSRQFAAMNLRNEERPWPSSTRNYSGDRKTFASPRYKYGRSSSDRSWRHD